The window ATCTTCACATGTGAGGAAGCTTCCCGTAGTAAGGTACTATGCTTCCCACCTTTATACTCCAAACTCAGCACGCAAAATCCTCCCTCTTTCCCCACTTTAAGTATAACTCAGCGATATCCATTAAAGTGTCCTCCTTGTCTCCAAGATTCTCATATGAAATCATGCCTTGTGCTATCCACATGTTATATAGATCCAAAGCATATATGGTTTCATCCTCCTCGAAAATACCCATATAGAGAAAGCAAGGCTTCAAATAATAGGGTAAACTTTCATAGCTTAAATTTAGCACTCCATCGATCTGTTTTTCATCTCCATATATGGCTGCTTTGATATGCTCATTTACTGATTCCCACTCAACAATTGATTTTTTCTCTCGCAAAACCCCACCGAGTAAAGAAATTGCCAATGGCAAATAACCACATTTTTGTACCATATCTTTCAcaataatttcaaatcttTCTTCCAATGCAAAGTCTGCATAttgaagtaataataaatgacGATCGATTAGTTCAATTGACTAAGAAAGTGTTCTTAtaagttttttaaaacaagTTAGAAATTGTATAAAACCTTCAAAATTCTcatagtgatttttttttttatacctatgttgatattgatattaaagAATCTTGACATAGGGGTAGTAGACAATCCATCCCATGTTATTTAGCATGACTggaataatagtaatataaaacTGACCGGGAATGTTTCCATGCTGAAATGCTTTGTATTTGAGTAGTTCCAAAGCAGCATCCATATGTAAAAGCCCATGTTTCACTGCCAATCCAATCTCTGCAACATTTTGTTTTCGTGTTGTCACCAATATTTTGGTCTGCAAATTTTGGACAACGAATGGATGCTTCAACTCATGCCAATGATCAAGCTCCCAAAGATCATCCAAAACAATGAGACATCGCTTCCCTCTTTGTATCTCACATAGTCTCTCGATCAACTCAAAGTTGCTCAGACTTGGAACCTCCTCCCTTATTCGTGGCTCATGGCTCAGACTTGAAACACTCCTCTTCTTCTCTAGCTGCCTCAGAACATCCTCCAAAACTGATCGACTATCACATTGCTGAGTAATGCAAACCCACGCCGACAGATCAAAGTCGGTTGTCTCGTTGTAGAGCTTCTTGGCAATTGCTGTCTTGCCTGACCCTCCCATTCCCCACACTGAAATAATTCGATGCTCTGTATCTTTCCTTAGGTGATGAACAAGCTGCTTCAGCTCATCCTCCATGCCTACGAAGCAATCTCCCATCTCCAAATAGGGGAAAGTCTTCCTTGACATGTTGTTTCCACCCGAGCTTTCCCCCTTTCCATTTGGATTCATGATTATGCTTCTTTTTATGCCGTTTTCTTGCATAGCCTTGCTTATCCTCTCGAGGTTTGATGTAATTTGTGAAATCTCGGAGCCTAATTGGTGGAGTGAGTTGCAATCTTTCAAAATGCAGGAATAGTTGCGGACTAACTGCCTGAGGCCTCTTCTCCTTGAAGAAGAAACTTGATAAGCTGCGTGTCTTTCAATGGCGGATTCGGATCTGTAGACCAGATCTCTGATCTCCGAGATCCAATTGGAGATGGTTCTGCTTTCATGTCGTCGTTTGTCAGTGTCTTTGAGGAAACACTTCATCTCTTTGAACTGCCGCTCGAGCTCCTTAACTTGATCGGCCACACCAGCTAAAAACCTTCCCTCTTCCAATAGCAAATCACGGATGGTTTCTAGAGCAGTCGACACCACTGCCTCTGCCATTGCAACAATTCCAAGCTTTGTGTTAGGTCAAATGCTCAGACGTGAAGATAGAAGGAATGGCATAAACAAGAGTAGGAGACAGACAGACAAAGCAGCTTGCAACAGATGTCAACAATGCTGACAAATTCAAGCATCCGTACAATAACAACAAACGGCTGTAAACCAAGgaatttttttacaataatGAACAGAGCTTAATAGAGCAATTCAATACAAACCAAATTCAACCCACgcacaattttataatagtgaACAAAGCTTCATCGAGCAATTCAATACACACCAAATTCAACCCACACACAATTATACAATACTTCACACTTTCAACATTTGAATTATTGCACACCATCATAGTCAATTCAAATACTATTCAACAACAAGATTGAAGCTCGAAGGAGGAGAAATGTAACCTGCaacacaagaaaaataaaattaaagacgATACTGCATTATAATGAGTTGAGCTTTATTAACACTTTAGCAAGGAATGTACCCTTTAGAGAAAGGTAAGATGCTGTTTTCATTGAGCACCAAAAGTGGTAGTGATAATCAGTTATCCTCCAAAGAATCAATGCTCAACCTGTAAAATTAGCAATAATACAAAAGAGTTCTCTTGTtataaacacaaataaatgaaaataaaaacatgacAGGATTAGactttatgattttattttgccaAGTAATTTTCAAGAGCTTATAAGCCTCAAATGAACCAATACCTTGTAACTGTACAGTGGACACATAGGCaacaaaaataggaaaaatgtGTTTGGTTTGATGAGCAGTGCCTAATTTAAAAGGATCAAAGAATTATAagaatttgtaattattaatGATATGAAGAATGAAAATAAGGGCAAATACAACTATTACTTTGCAACTGCCAAGGAATTTTCACTCTCGTTGccacaaaaattcaaattctacTATTTCAATggaacataaataaaaattagctCAGATAATAGATTTTATTAAGAGTTTAGAGATATCTAAAATTTCAGTCCATCTTATTAAACAATGGATTAACTTTTACTAGTAAAAGCTTCTTGAGAGTTCTGTTAGCTTTAAGaccaattaaacaaaaataaatctaatactaataatgaaAAAACGAAGGGAgaattcttcttttgttctaGGGTGCTAATTGCATTCCATCTTAATGAGGAAGAATAGATTTATTCCTACTCAGGAGTATGTGTCTTTCTTAATGGAGTGATGCATAAGAATTATGCGTCTTTAGGTGACGCATAACGATCATGCGTCTTTAGGGAGTGACGCATAACTTAATGGAGTGACGCATAAGAATTATGCGTCTTTAGGTGACGCATAACGATCATGCGTCTTTAGGGAGTGACGCATAACAGTTATGCGTCTTTGCCTAATGACGCATAATCATTATGCGTCTTTCAGTTGGTTTAAATCGGGCAGAAGCAGAAATCGAGCTTTCATCGCAGAGCAGAGGCAGATGCAGTAGCGGCGACTTCCAGCGGCTTTCATCGAGCTTTTTCCGGCGAATTCGAGCTTTTTCTGGCgaaaataaacatgaataatGATGAATGTAGCtaaattgaagaacaattaccG is drawn from Salvia hispanica cultivar TCC Black 2014 chromosome 6, UniMelb_Shisp_WGS_1.0, whole genome shotgun sequence and contains these coding sequences:
- the LOC125195409 gene encoding putative disease resistance protein At1g50180; protein product: MKTASYLSLKEAVVSTALETIRDLLLEEGRFLAGVADQVKELERQFKEMKCFLKDTDKRRHESRTISNWISEIRDLVYRSESAIERHAAYQVSSSRRRGLRQLVRNYSCILKDCNSLHQLGSEISQITSNLERISKAMQENGIKRSIIMNPNGKGESSGGNNMSRKTFPYLEMGDCFVGMEDELKQLVHHLRKDTEHRIISVWGMGGSGKTAIAKKLYNETTDFDLSAWVCITQQCDSRSVLEDVLRQLEKKRSVSSLSHEPRIREEVPSLSNFELIERLCEIQRGKRCLIVLDDLWELDHWHELKHPFVVQNLQTKILVTTRKQNVAEIGLAVKHGLLHMDAALELLKYKAFQHGNIPDFALEERFEIIVKDMVQKCGYLPLAISLLGGVLREKKSIVEWESVNEHIKAAIYGDEKQIDGVLNLSYESLPYYLKPCFLYMGIFEEDETIYALDLYNMWIAQGMISYENLGDKEDTLMDIAELYLKWGKREDFAC